One genomic window of Arachis stenosperma cultivar V10309 chromosome 10, arast.V10309.gnm1.PFL2, whole genome shotgun sequence includes the following:
- the LOC130956359 gene encoding protein CHUP1, chloroplastic-like, with translation MIVRVSFLVVTSSIAVLKILETKTSFPTKRSNTMKSLAPAGCDASPHLELESEEIENSTANATYSINQNEEKHMKNETPQKLDYATEKELLQNLVENYKQREVSLQKKLLRLNGLKEEQSAIAQLRTQLEEKNGKFDLLKTIIDSMEAENKTMQEKARDDGLSKKHLEIAKKTLNEMERKKSFEGSRVEEQILMLEKQVTELKKQDSSSRGAKIIKKIKDIEGVGLEALELKRRNKELELEKREIGAKLITVNDKVKTEEETVALIKEEITSLRQVHEGLLEQVERLQRNRFEMVEELVYQRWLFTCLRYELNHNLQKRATREEALRRSCIKNSDSYEKDQIAVTYEHNDPELESNSSSNTTTLDDDDDDEDDETETTTLDESSSSSQSSSSKSSSLLSKMKRWRKIKHDCSKENNVISSPKCLTRSGTISSPIRSHGLIRRFSMPMVLPSDLLTMTLLSRKIGSNRSLERSVVQKSLKRVSFGDCSVKPSNNEHVSDDRDFLENKQENSAEHEQELDDEVVSKLHSQKGDRGSGSVAANCWKDLITAKTFGDSGFLETKQEEEIRPDELINSNKSLVGDNEGSKNLLLVRLVQLVAIVFFSLVLLQAYFRVISKLGLSRTVKRW, from the exons ATGATAGTTAGAGTGAGCTTCTTGGTTGTAACTTCTTCAATTGCTGTACTCAAGATTTTAGAAACAAAAACCAGTTTTCCTACCAAGAGAAGTAATACAATGAAATCTCTAGCTCCAGCAG GATGTGATGCATCACCACACTTGGAACTTGAATCAGAAGAAATTGAAAATAGCACTGCAAATGCTACTTATTCAATAAATCAG AATGAAGAGAAGCATATGAAAAATGAAACCCCACAGAAATTGGATTACGCAACTGAAAAGGAATTATTGCAGAATTTGGTAGAGAATTACAAGCAAAGGGAAGTGAGCCTTCAAAAGAAACTGCTTCGATTGAATGGTCTAAAGGAAGAGCAATCAGCCATTGCTCAACTGCGAACACAGCTCGAGGAAAAGAATGGGAAATTCGATTTGCTTAAGACAATCATTGATTCAATGGAGGCAGAGAACAAAACTATGCAAGAAAAAGCAAGAGATGATGGACTATCAAAGAAGCATCTAGAAATAGCTAAGAAGACGCTGAATGAGATGGAAAGAAAGAAGAGTTTCGAAGGAAGCCGTGTCGAGGAGCAGATATTGATGCTTGAGAAGCAAGTTACAGAGTTAAAGAAGCAGGATAGCTCTTCCAGAGGTGCTAAGATTATTAAGAAGATTAAAGATATTGAAGGTGTTGGATTAGAAGCCTTGGAACTGAAGAGAAGAAACAAAGAGCTCGAATTGGAAAAGAGAGAGATAGGAGCTAAATTGATTACTGTTAATGATAAAGTAAAGACGGAG GAGGAAACGGTTGCTTTGATCAAAGAGGAAATAACCAGTCTCCGGCAAGTCCATGAAGGACTTCTAGAGCAAGTTGAAAGATTGCAAAGAAACCGATTCGAAATGGTGGAGGAACTCGTCTACCAACGGTGGCTCTTCACATGCTTAAGGTATGAACTCAACCACAATCTCCAAAAGAGAGCAACAAGGGAAGAGGCCTTAAGAAGAAGTTGCATAAAGAATTCAGATTCATATGAGAAGGATCAAATTGCAGTAACGTATGAACATAATGATCCTGAGCTTGAAAGCAATAGTTCCTCAAACACAACAACattggatgatgatgatgatgatgaggatgatgaGACTGAAACCACCACACTTGATGAGAGTTCCTCAAGCAGCCAAAGCAGTAGCAGCAAGAGCTCTAGTTTACTTAGCAAAATGAAGAGATGGAGAAAGATCAAACATGACTGCTCCAAGGAGAATAATGTAATTTCATCACCAAAGTGTTTAACTAGATCTGGCACTATAAGTTCTCCAATTAGAAGCCATGGTCTTATACGCAGGTTTTCCATGCCAATGGTGCTTCCTTCAGATCTATTAACAATGACGTTATTATCCCGGAAAATCGGTTCTAACAGATCGTTAGAGAGATCAGTGGTGCAGAAATCATTGAAGAGAGTTTCTTTCGGCGATTGTTCAGTTAAACCAAGTAATAATGAACATGTGTCGGATGATAGAGATTTCTTGGAAAACAAGCAAGAAAACAGCGCGGAACACGAACAAGAATTGGATGATGAAGTAGTAAGCAAATTGCACTCTCAAAAAGGTGATAGAGGTTCAGGTTCTGTGGCAGCCAATTGTTGGAAAGATCTCATAACTGCGAAAACATTCGGAGATAGCGGTTTCTTGGAAACcaaacaagaagaagagatTAGACCTGATGAACTGATCAATTCAAACAAGTCCCTGGTTGGTGACAATGAAGGAAGCAAGAATCTCTTACTTGTGCGACTTGTGCAGTTGGTGGCTATTGTTTTTTTCTCACTAGTCCTGCTGCAAGCTTATTTCAGGGTCATCTCAAAATTGGGGCTTAGCAGAACTGTGAAACGGTGGTAG
- the LOC130957577 gene encoding uncharacterized protein LOC130957577, with product MTFCSWNVRGLRGDGKMRMVKDLKNKFNLSMLGLIETKRQVVTRLDVNRIWGGSGTGWEYVGSDGASGRLLMIWDDTFFHMNNCYKGERWLCVKGVVLKNSFNCAFLLIYDAHSREEKSQMWEELSYIDGRLDRVLVSVEWLEEFFETRLQEGPRGLSDHCPIIVEDRRMKGGPRPFRSLDAWFTHDGFLRMVKEEWRGLGELQFTDKLKALTGLLRSWHKNNFGDMNNKILKLEEEIKKVDDMASAGVYDAIMEARRKALVTCCERWYVRKEIHWKQMSRSQQAKEMDRNTRYFHNIASSRRRNNRIDNLVVNGRLIRNQARIKVAIRDFYKDLYHQESSPLLGFKDGMVRRIDEEESRSLEVMPSAEEIRQAVGL from the exons ATGACTTTCTGTTCTTGGAATGTTAGGGGGTTGCGGGGTGATGGGAAGATGAGAATGGTgaaggatttgaaaaataaatttaacctGAGCATGTTAGGCTTGATTGAGACTAAGAGACAGGTTGTGACAAGGTTAGACGTCAATAGGATTTGGGGAGGTTCTGGGACAGGGTGGGAATATGTAGGGTCGGACGGTGCATCCGGGAGACTGTTGATGATTTGGGACGACACTTTTTTTCATATGAACAACTGCTATAAGGGAGAAAGATGGTTATGTGTTAAAGGTGTTGTGCTAAAGAATAGCTTCAACTGTGCTTTTCTCTTGATATACGATGCACATAGTAGAGAAGAGAAAAGCCAGATGTGGGAGGAGTTGAGTTACATTGATGG TCGACTTGATAGAGTGTTGGTAAGTGTGGAATGGTTAGAAGAGTTCTTTGAGACTCGGCTACAAGAAGGACCAAGAGGCTTATCGGACCACTGCCCTATTATTGTGGAGGATCGGAGGATGAAGGGAGGTCCTAGGCCCTTTCGGAGTCTTGACGCGTGGTTCACACATGACGGCTTCCTTCGAATGGTTAAGGAGGAATGGAGGGGTTTAGGGGAGTTGCAATTTACAGATAAATTGAAGGCGCTAACGGGTCTGTTGAGAAGTTGGCACAAGAACAACTTTGGTGACATGAACAATAAGATATTGAAGCttgaggaagagataaaaaAGGTTGATGATATGGCAAGTGCTGGAGTGTATGATGCTATTATGGAGGCTAGAAGGAAAGCACTAGTTACTTGCTGTGAGCGATGGTATGTGAGGAAAGAAATCCACTGGAAGCAAATGTCTCGATCTCAGCAAGCCAAGGAGATGGACAGAAACACAAGGTACTTCCATAATATAGCGTCGTCAAGAAGGAGGAATAATCGGATTGATAATCTGGTAGTCAATGGCAGACTGATAAGAAACCAAGCTAGAATTAAAGTAGCTATTAGAGATTTTTATAAAGATTTATATCATCAGGAGAGCTCTCCTTTACTGGGGTTCAAAGATGGGATGGTTAGAAGGATAGATGAGGAAGAATCGAGGTCCTTGGAGGTGATGCCATCAGCTGAGGAAATTAGACAGGCAGTGGGATTGTGA
- the LOC130955882 gene encoding uncharacterized protein LOC130955882 isoform X1, with protein sequence MDPKFRRVGFEPDPNQSQYPLTVPPPRLLSERTAAVPVPEIGFRRQFPGDRIPIGSYNPSLALLGTSPSAASTPTSEYRDGDGEFSEDSSGWFLRSESSFAVTEFDLPVKPLENSSENCLTGSVNSKNVAGSRAGAIAGTTAERMEGTAKEERNDVPSISKPVKANTTKAERRALQEAQRAAKATSKADGRAEPGKGVKQSSGKKDGPPVTSSTATDKKSGGRSLEKERKKDVPPPRMQFDDKSRVEKAKRRALVNQTEAVNRVELFRHLPQYEYGSQLPKLESKLFQIDSVHPSVFKVGLRYLAGGTSGDNARCIEMLRAFQEAIRDYSTPPEKALVRDLTAKIGSYVSFFTECRPLSISMGNAIRFVKSRIAKLPLSHSESEAKATLYSDIDRFINEKIILAAKVIVGHAATKVRDGDVLLIYGSSSVVEMILLYAHELGKQFRVVVVDSRPKLQSQALIRRLLAKGLDCTYTLINGVSYVMHEVTRVFLGASAVLSNGTVYSRIGTACVAMVAHAFHVPVLVCCEAYKFHERVQLDSLCSNELGDPNAVATVPGRMNVNYLDNWTSEDNLQILNLMFDITPSDYISAIVTDHGMVPPTSVPVIVREYGREHLI encoded by the exons ATGGACCCCAAATTCAGGCGCGTCGGTTTCGAACCCGACCCGAACCAATCCCAATATCCGCTTACTGTGCCCCCGCCACGTCTTCTCTCCGAGAGAACCGCCGCCGTTCCTGTTCCGGAGATAGGGTTCCGGCGTCAGTTCCCGGGAGATCGAATTCCGATTGGGAGTTACAACCCTTCCCTGGCGCTGCTCGGAACCTCGCCATCAGCGGCGTCCACGCCTACTTCCGAGTATCGCGATGGCGACGGAGAATTCTCCGAGGATTCCTCCGGCTGGTTCCTTCGCAGCGAATCGAGTTTTGCCGTCACAGAGTTCGATTTGCCGGTGAAGCCTCTGGAAAATTCATCGGAGAATTGTTTAACCGGGAGTGtgaattcgaaaaatgtagCCGGATCCAGAGCCGGAGCTATAGCCGGAACCACCG CAGAAAGGATGGAAGGAACTGCCAAAGAAGAACGCAACGATGTGCCCTCAATTTCGAAGCCAGTTAAGGCAAACACTACGAAGGCCGAGAGACGAGCCTTGCAGGAGGCACAAAGAGCTGCAAAAGCTACTTCTAAAG CTGATGGCAGAGCAGAACCTGGTAAAGGTGTGAAGCAGTCTTCCGGGAAGAAAGATGGACCTCCTGTAACATCTTCGACAGCTACTGACAAGAAATCAGGTGGTCGTTCTTTGGAGAAAGAGAGGAAAAAAGATGTTCCTCCTCCACGTATGCAATTTGACGACAAAAGTAGAGTTGAAAAGGCCAAAAGGCGTGCATTAGTCAATCAAACTGAAGCTGTAAACAGAGTTGAATTATTTCGTCATTTGCCTCAATACGAATATGGTTCTCAGCTTCCTAAGCTTGAATCAAAGCTTTTCCAAATTGATTCGGTGCATCCTTCTGTGTTCAAG GTTGGATTGCGTTACTTGGCAGGAGGTACATCTGGTGATAATGCTCGTTGTATTGAAATGCTCAGAGCCTTTCAAGAAGCAATCAGAGACTACTCTACTCCTCCTGAAAAAGCTCTTGTTAGGGACTTAACTGCAAAAATTGGTAGTTATGTTTCATTTTTCACTGAATGCAGGCCTCTTTCTATTAGCATGGGAAATGCAATTAGATTTGTAAAGAGTCGTATTGCCAAGTtgcctttaagtcattctgaaTCTGAGGCAAAAGCAACTCTTTATTCTGATATTGATCGATTCATAAATGAGAAAATAATTCTTGCTGCTAAGGTGATAGTTGGACATGCTGCTACAAAGGTTAGGGATGGAGATGTTCTTCTAATATATGGATCATCATCTGTTGTGGAGATGATTCTTTTATATGCTCATGAGCTTGGGAAACAGTTCCGTGTTGTGGTGGTAGATTCGCGACCAAAGCTTCAAAGTCAGGCCTTAATCCGTAGGTTGTTGGCAAAGGGACTCGATTGTACATATACTCTAATAAATGGTGTTTCTTACGTCATGCATGAAGTCACACGGGTTTTTCTGGGAGCTTCTGCTGTTCTATCTAATGGAACTGTATATTCAAGAATTGGGACTGCATGTGTTGCTATGGTGGCTCATGCATTTCATGTTCCTGTATTGGTCTGTTGTGAAGCTTATAAGTTTCACGAAAGAGTCCAACTTGATTCATTATGTTCCAATGAACTAG GTGATCCCAATGCTGTTGCCACGGTTCCTGGAAGAATGAATGTAAATTATCTAGACAATTGGACCAGTGAAGACAATTTgcagattttgaatttgat GTTTGATATCACTCCTTCAGATTATATCTCAGCAATTGTTACGGACCATGGAATG GTCCCTCCGACAAGTGTGCCCGTAATTGTACGCGAATACGGTCGAGAGCACTTGATTTAG
- the LOC130955882 gene encoding uncharacterized protein LOC130955882 isoform X2: MDPKFRRVGFEPDPNQSQYPLTVPPPRLLSERTAAVPVPEIGFRRQFPGDRIPIGSYNPSLALLGTSPSAASTPTSEYRDGDGEFSEDSSGWFLRSESSFAVTEFDLPVKPLENSSENCLTGSVNSKNVAGSRAGAIAGTTERMEGTAKEERNDVPSISKPVKANTTKAERRALQEAQRAAKATSKADGRAEPGKGVKQSSGKKDGPPVTSSTATDKKSGGRSLEKERKKDVPPPRMQFDDKSRVEKAKRRALVNQTEAVNRVELFRHLPQYEYGSQLPKLESKLFQIDSVHPSVFKVGLRYLAGGTSGDNARCIEMLRAFQEAIRDYSTPPEKALVRDLTAKIGSYVSFFTECRPLSISMGNAIRFVKSRIAKLPLSHSESEAKATLYSDIDRFINEKIILAAKVIVGHAATKVRDGDVLLIYGSSSVVEMILLYAHELGKQFRVVVVDSRPKLQSQALIRRLLAKGLDCTYTLINGVSYVMHEVTRVFLGASAVLSNGTVYSRIGTACVAMVAHAFHVPVLVCCEAYKFHERVQLDSLCSNELGDPNAVATVPGRMNVNYLDNWTSEDNLQILNLMFDITPSDYISAIVTDHGMVPPTSVPVIVREYGREHLI; encoded by the exons ATGGACCCCAAATTCAGGCGCGTCGGTTTCGAACCCGACCCGAACCAATCCCAATATCCGCTTACTGTGCCCCCGCCACGTCTTCTCTCCGAGAGAACCGCCGCCGTTCCTGTTCCGGAGATAGGGTTCCGGCGTCAGTTCCCGGGAGATCGAATTCCGATTGGGAGTTACAACCCTTCCCTGGCGCTGCTCGGAACCTCGCCATCAGCGGCGTCCACGCCTACTTCCGAGTATCGCGATGGCGACGGAGAATTCTCCGAGGATTCCTCCGGCTGGTTCCTTCGCAGCGAATCGAGTTTTGCCGTCACAGAGTTCGATTTGCCGGTGAAGCCTCTGGAAAATTCATCGGAGAATTGTTTAACCGGGAGTGtgaattcgaaaaatgtagCCGGATCCAGAGCCGGAGCTATAGCCGGAACCACCG AAAGGATGGAAGGAACTGCCAAAGAAGAACGCAACGATGTGCCCTCAATTTCGAAGCCAGTTAAGGCAAACACTACGAAGGCCGAGAGACGAGCCTTGCAGGAGGCACAAAGAGCTGCAAAAGCTACTTCTAAAG CTGATGGCAGAGCAGAACCTGGTAAAGGTGTGAAGCAGTCTTCCGGGAAGAAAGATGGACCTCCTGTAACATCTTCGACAGCTACTGACAAGAAATCAGGTGGTCGTTCTTTGGAGAAAGAGAGGAAAAAAGATGTTCCTCCTCCACGTATGCAATTTGACGACAAAAGTAGAGTTGAAAAGGCCAAAAGGCGTGCATTAGTCAATCAAACTGAAGCTGTAAACAGAGTTGAATTATTTCGTCATTTGCCTCAATACGAATATGGTTCTCAGCTTCCTAAGCTTGAATCAAAGCTTTTCCAAATTGATTCGGTGCATCCTTCTGTGTTCAAG GTTGGATTGCGTTACTTGGCAGGAGGTACATCTGGTGATAATGCTCGTTGTATTGAAATGCTCAGAGCCTTTCAAGAAGCAATCAGAGACTACTCTACTCCTCCTGAAAAAGCTCTTGTTAGGGACTTAACTGCAAAAATTGGTAGTTATGTTTCATTTTTCACTGAATGCAGGCCTCTTTCTATTAGCATGGGAAATGCAATTAGATTTGTAAAGAGTCGTATTGCCAAGTtgcctttaagtcattctgaaTCTGAGGCAAAAGCAACTCTTTATTCTGATATTGATCGATTCATAAATGAGAAAATAATTCTTGCTGCTAAGGTGATAGTTGGACATGCTGCTACAAAGGTTAGGGATGGAGATGTTCTTCTAATATATGGATCATCATCTGTTGTGGAGATGATTCTTTTATATGCTCATGAGCTTGGGAAACAGTTCCGTGTTGTGGTGGTAGATTCGCGACCAAAGCTTCAAAGTCAGGCCTTAATCCGTAGGTTGTTGGCAAAGGGACTCGATTGTACATATACTCTAATAAATGGTGTTTCTTACGTCATGCATGAAGTCACACGGGTTTTTCTGGGAGCTTCTGCTGTTCTATCTAATGGAACTGTATATTCAAGAATTGGGACTGCATGTGTTGCTATGGTGGCTCATGCATTTCATGTTCCTGTATTGGTCTGTTGTGAAGCTTATAAGTTTCACGAAAGAGTCCAACTTGATTCATTATGTTCCAATGAACTAG GTGATCCCAATGCTGTTGCCACGGTTCCTGGAAGAATGAATGTAAATTATCTAGACAATTGGACCAGTGAAGACAATTTgcagattttgaatttgat GTTTGATATCACTCCTTCAGATTATATCTCAGCAATTGTTACGGACCATGGAATG GTCCCTCCGACAAGTGTGCCCGTAATTGTACGCGAATACGGTCGAGAGCACTTGATTTAG
- the LOC130955882 gene encoding uncharacterized protein LOC130955882 isoform X3 produces MEGTAKEERNDVPSISKPVKANTTKAERRALQEAQRAAKATSKADGRAEPGKGVKQSSGKKDGPPVTSSTATDKKSGGRSLEKERKKDVPPPRMQFDDKSRVEKAKRRALVNQTEAVNRVELFRHLPQYEYGSQLPKLESKLFQIDSVHPSVFKVGLRYLAGGTSGDNARCIEMLRAFQEAIRDYSTPPEKALVRDLTAKIGSYVSFFTECRPLSISMGNAIRFVKSRIAKLPLSHSESEAKATLYSDIDRFINEKIILAAKVIVGHAATKVRDGDVLLIYGSSSVVEMILLYAHELGKQFRVVVVDSRPKLQSQALIRRLLAKGLDCTYTLINGVSYVMHEVTRVFLGASAVLSNGTVYSRIGTACVAMVAHAFHVPVLVCCEAYKFHERVQLDSLCSNELGDPNAVATVPGRMNVNYLDNWTSEDNLQILNLMFDITPSDYISAIVTDHGMVPPTSVPVIVREYGREHLI; encoded by the exons ATGGAAGGAACTGCCAAAGAAGAACGCAACGATGTGCCCTCAATTTCGAAGCCAGTTAAGGCAAACACTACGAAGGCCGAGAGACGAGCCTTGCAGGAGGCACAAAGAGCTGCAAAAGCTACTTCTAAAG CTGATGGCAGAGCAGAACCTGGTAAAGGTGTGAAGCAGTCTTCCGGGAAGAAAGATGGACCTCCTGTAACATCTTCGACAGCTACTGACAAGAAATCAGGTGGTCGTTCTTTGGAGAAAGAGAGGAAAAAAGATGTTCCTCCTCCACGTATGCAATTTGACGACAAAAGTAGAGTTGAAAAGGCCAAAAGGCGTGCATTAGTCAATCAAACTGAAGCTGTAAACAGAGTTGAATTATTTCGTCATTTGCCTCAATACGAATATGGTTCTCAGCTTCCTAAGCTTGAATCAAAGCTTTTCCAAATTGATTCGGTGCATCCTTCTGTGTTCAAG GTTGGATTGCGTTACTTGGCAGGAGGTACATCTGGTGATAATGCTCGTTGTATTGAAATGCTCAGAGCCTTTCAAGAAGCAATCAGAGACTACTCTACTCCTCCTGAAAAAGCTCTTGTTAGGGACTTAACTGCAAAAATTGGTAGTTATGTTTCATTTTTCACTGAATGCAGGCCTCTTTCTATTAGCATGGGAAATGCAATTAGATTTGTAAAGAGTCGTATTGCCAAGTtgcctttaagtcattctgaaTCTGAGGCAAAAGCAACTCTTTATTCTGATATTGATCGATTCATAAATGAGAAAATAATTCTTGCTGCTAAGGTGATAGTTGGACATGCTGCTACAAAGGTTAGGGATGGAGATGTTCTTCTAATATATGGATCATCATCTGTTGTGGAGATGATTCTTTTATATGCTCATGAGCTTGGGAAACAGTTCCGTGTTGTGGTGGTAGATTCGCGACCAAAGCTTCAAAGTCAGGCCTTAATCCGTAGGTTGTTGGCAAAGGGACTCGATTGTACATATACTCTAATAAATGGTGTTTCTTACGTCATGCATGAAGTCACACGGGTTTTTCTGGGAGCTTCTGCTGTTCTATCTAATGGAACTGTATATTCAAGAATTGGGACTGCATGTGTTGCTATGGTGGCTCATGCATTTCATGTTCCTGTATTGGTCTGTTGTGAAGCTTATAAGTTTCACGAAAGAGTCCAACTTGATTCATTATGTTCCAATGAACTAG GTGATCCCAATGCTGTTGCCACGGTTCCTGGAAGAATGAATGTAAATTATCTAGACAATTGGACCAGTGAAGACAATTTgcagattttgaatttgat GTTTGATATCACTCCTTCAGATTATATCTCAGCAATTGTTACGGACCATGGAATG GTCCCTCCGACAAGTGTGCCCGTAATTGTACGCGAATACGGTCGAGAGCACTTGATTTAG
- the LOC130955883 gene encoding uncharacterized protein LOC130955883, with protein sequence MDVRKIVVMVEDEEVARTALKWALHNIIRYGDIITLLHVYHSSSSSSSRTRTRSKSRLLRLNGYQLALSFQHICNSHPNTKVEIIVTEGDQEGTKIAATVRELGASVLVVGLHDHSFLYRLAMAHSPNSMARHFNCRVLAIKQPPTPPLRPSVSVLDSATNMDFSQIDISRLKVPQMPPPKTPYRICPDPYAIIWRLRRARRS encoded by the exons atggaTGTGAGGAAAATAGTGGTGATGGTGGAAGATGAAGAAGTTGCAAGAACAGCTCTAAAATGGGCACTTCACAATATCATTCGCTACGGCGACATAATCACATTGCTTCATGTCTACcattcttcatcttcatcatcttcaaGAACAAGAACCAGATCAAAATCTCGCCTTCTTCGCCTCAATGGTTACCAATTAGCCCTCTCCTTTCAACACATCTGCAATAGCCACCCCAAT ACAAAGGTTGAGATTATTGTCACGGAAGGGGATCAAGAAGGGACTAAGATTGCTGCTACGGTTCGAGAGCTTGGAGCTTCTGTTCTTGTGGTTGGACTCCATGATCATAGCTTTCTTTACAg ATTGGCTATGGCCCATTCCCCAAATAGCATGGCCAGACATTTCAACTGCAGAGTACTAGCAATCAAGCAGCCCCCTACACCACCATTGAGACCCAGTGTATCAGTTCTAGACAGTGCAACCAACATGGACTTTTCTCAGATCGATATTTCTAGATTAAA AGTACCTCAAATGCCTCCACCAAAAACACCATACAGGATATGCCCCGACCCATATGCAATTATTTGGAGGCTAAGGAGGGCGAGGAGAAGCTGA